A single Cucumis melo cultivar AY chromosome 4, USDA_Cmelo_AY_1.0, whole genome shotgun sequence DNA region contains:
- the LOC103487106 gene encoding DNA (cytosine-5)-methyltransferase DRM2 isoform X2: MGFSAKMVAKAIEDNGEENTDSILETLLTLSALENSPPKQQHVDTDDSFSDYEGSFLDDFSDLDSDYENEATAKPVSDADNKMTFLVDMGYSEDEAYAAIERCGVHSSIAELTDFISAAQISKAADVLLGDLPDRPKPKNLNGCSKLNKRRHYDYDAWKKKKPRCFEDDEDETIRLPNPMIGFGVPNELCLTVHRKIPEAAMGPPYFYYENVALAPKGVWNTISRFLYDVEPEFVDSKYFCAAARKRGYVHNLPIHSRFPLLPLPPHTVHEALPLTRKWWPSWDTRTQLNCLQTCIGSARLTDRIRKALEDYDGIRDPPLHVQKFVVEQCRKWNLVWVGKNKVAPLEPDEVEMLLGFPKNHTRGGGISRTDRYKSLGNSFQVDTVAYHLSVLKDMFPGGINLLSLFSGIGGAEVALHRLGIPLKNVVSVDISEVNRNIVRSWWEQTNQKGTLIDLADVQELDADRLQYYMNLFGGFDLVVGGSPCNNLTGSNRYTRDGLEGKESILFYDYFRILDLVKCIATKTE, from the exons ATGGGATTTTCTGCAAAAATGGTTGCCAAAGCTATTGAGGATAATG GAGAGGAGAACACCGATTCTATACTTGAGACTTTACTCACATTGTCG GCTCTTGAAAACTCTCCTCCAAAGCAACAGCACGTCGATACCGACGACTCTTTTTCGGATTATGAAGGAAGTTTTCTGGATGATTTTTCTGATCTAGACAGTGATTATGAAAATGAG GCGACTGCAAAACCTGTATCTGATGCTGACAACAAAATGACGTTCTTGGTGGACATGGGGTATTCTGAAGATGAAGCTTATGCAGCAATAGAGAGATGTG GTGTGCATTCCTCAATTGCAGAGCTGACAGATTTTATTTCTGCTGCTCAAATTTCAAAGGCTGCTGATGTTCTTCTTGGAGATCTCCCGGATAGG CCAAAGCCGAAGAATCTCAATGGCTGTAGTAAGCTCAATAAGAGAAGACATTATGACTATGATGcatggaaaaagaagaaaccaaGGTGTTTTGAAGACGACGAGGACGAGACAATTCGTTTGCCAAACCCAATGATTGGGTTTGGGGTTCCGAATGAACTGTGCCTTACAGTTCACAGAAAAATTCCAGAGGCAGCCATGGGACCTCCTTACTTTTACTATGAAAACGTGGCCCTCGCTCCGAAAGGAGTATGGAATACAATTTCCCGTTTCTTATATGATGTTGAACCGGAATTTGTTGATTCCAAATATTTCTGTGCTGCTGCAAGAAAAAGAGGCTACGTTCATAATCTCCCAATACATAGCAGatttcctcttcttcctttGCCTCCCCACACCGTACATGAAGCATTGCCTTTAACAAGGAAGTGGTGGCCCTCATGGGATACTAGAACGCAATTAAATTGTTTACAAACTTGCATTGGAAGTGCTCGGCTGACTGATAGGATTCGCAAAGCTCTTGAAGATTATGATGGCATACGTGATCCACCATTACATGTACAAAAATTTGTTGTAGAACAATGTCGGAAATGGAATTTGGTTTGGGTTGGAAAAAATAAGGTTGCCCCGCTTGAGCCCGATGAAGTAGAAATGCTTTTGGGATTCCCTAAGAACCATACTAGAGGAGGTGGAATCAGTAGGACAGACAGATACAAGTCTCTTGGTAATTCATTTCAG GTCGACACTGTGGCATACCACCTTTCGGTCTTGAAGGACATGTTCCCAGGAGGAAtcaatcttctctctctcttttctggTATTGGAGGTGCAGAAGTGGCACTTCATCGCTTAGGTATCCCTCTTAAAAACGTTGTATCTGTCGACATTTCAGAAGTGAACCGAAACATTGTGCGAAGTTGGTGGGAGCAAACCAACCAGAAAGGGACTTTGATTGATCTTGCTGATGTACAAGAGCTAGATGCTGATAGATTACAATACTATATGAACTTATTTGGAGGTTTCGATCTCGTAGTCGGAGGGAGCCCTTGTAATAACCTTACGGGTAGCAATAGGTACACTCGAGATGGACTTGAGGGAAAAGAGTCCATCTTGTTTTATGACTATTTTAGAATCTTAGACCTGGTCAAGTGTATAGCCACCAAAACCGAATGA
- the LOC103487106 gene encoding DNA (cytosine-5)-methyltransferase DRM2 isoform X1, translating into MAGDNFGVEVDNIDWDTEDELEIENIPMGSHASLAFPGVEANMASSSAGPSNSKTVDHFIGMGFSAKMVAKAIEDNGEENTDSILETLLTLSALENSPPKQQHVDTDDSFSDYEGSFLDDFSDLDSDYENEATAKPVSDADNKMTFLVDMGYSEDEAYAAIERCGVHSSIAELTDFISAAQISKAADVLLGDLPDRPKPKNLNGCSKLNKRRHYDYDAWKKKKPRCFEDDEDETIRLPNPMIGFGVPNELCLTVHRKIPEAAMGPPYFYYENVALAPKGVWNTISRFLYDVEPEFVDSKYFCAAARKRGYVHNLPIHSRFPLLPLPPHTVHEALPLTRKWWPSWDTRTQLNCLQTCIGSARLTDRIRKALEDYDGIRDPPLHVQKFVVEQCRKWNLVWVGKNKVAPLEPDEVEMLLGFPKNHTRGGGISRTDRYKSLGNSFQVDTVAYHLSVLKDMFPGGINLLSLFSGIGGAEVALHRLGIPLKNVVSVDISEVNRNIVRSWWEQTNQKGTLIDLADVQELDADRLQYYMNLFGGFDLVVGGSPCNNLTGSNRYTRDGLEGKESILFYDYFRILDLVKCIATKTE; encoded by the exons ATG GCTGGTGACAATTTTGGGGTTGAAGTAGACAACATTGACTGGGACACTGAAGATGAGCTAGAAATTGAGAATATACCTATGGGCTCTCATGCGAGTTTGGCATTTCCTGGTGTGGAGGCAAATATG GCAAGCTCATCTGCAGGTCCATCCAACTCTAAGACAGTCGATCATTTTATTGGAATGGGATTTTCTGCAAAAATGGTTGCCAAAGCTATTGAGGATAATG GAGAGGAGAACACCGATTCTATACTTGAGACTTTACTCACATTGTCG GCTCTTGAAAACTCTCCTCCAAAGCAACAGCACGTCGATACCGACGACTCTTTTTCGGATTATGAAGGAAGTTTTCTGGATGATTTTTCTGATCTAGACAGTGATTATGAAAATGAG GCGACTGCAAAACCTGTATCTGATGCTGACAACAAAATGACGTTCTTGGTGGACATGGGGTATTCTGAAGATGAAGCTTATGCAGCAATAGAGAGATGTG GTGTGCATTCCTCAATTGCAGAGCTGACAGATTTTATTTCTGCTGCTCAAATTTCAAAGGCTGCTGATGTTCTTCTTGGAGATCTCCCGGATAGG CCAAAGCCGAAGAATCTCAATGGCTGTAGTAAGCTCAATAAGAGAAGACATTATGACTATGATGcatggaaaaagaagaaaccaaGGTGTTTTGAAGACGACGAGGACGAGACAATTCGTTTGCCAAACCCAATGATTGGGTTTGGGGTTCCGAATGAACTGTGCCTTACAGTTCACAGAAAAATTCCAGAGGCAGCCATGGGACCTCCTTACTTTTACTATGAAAACGTGGCCCTCGCTCCGAAAGGAGTATGGAATACAATTTCCCGTTTCTTATATGATGTTGAACCGGAATTTGTTGATTCCAAATATTTCTGTGCTGCTGCAAGAAAAAGAGGCTACGTTCATAATCTCCCAATACATAGCAGatttcctcttcttcctttGCCTCCCCACACCGTACATGAAGCATTGCCTTTAACAAGGAAGTGGTGGCCCTCATGGGATACTAGAACGCAATTAAATTGTTTACAAACTTGCATTGGAAGTGCTCGGCTGACTGATAGGATTCGCAAAGCTCTTGAAGATTATGATGGCATACGTGATCCACCATTACATGTACAAAAATTTGTTGTAGAACAATGTCGGAAATGGAATTTGGTTTGGGTTGGAAAAAATAAGGTTGCCCCGCTTGAGCCCGATGAAGTAGAAATGCTTTTGGGATTCCCTAAGAACCATACTAGAGGAGGTGGAATCAGTAGGACAGACAGATACAAGTCTCTTGGTAATTCATTTCAG GTCGACACTGTGGCATACCACCTTTCGGTCTTGAAGGACATGTTCCCAGGAGGAAtcaatcttctctctctcttttctggTATTGGAGGTGCAGAAGTGGCACTTCATCGCTTAGGTATCCCTCTTAAAAACGTTGTATCTGTCGACATTTCAGAAGTGAACCGAAACATTGTGCGAAGTTGGTGGGAGCAAACCAACCAGAAAGGGACTTTGATTGATCTTGCTGATGTACAAGAGCTAGATGCTGATAGATTACAATACTATATGAACTTATTTGGAGGTTTCGATCTCGTAGTCGGAGGGAGCCCTTGTAATAACCTTACGGGTAGCAATAGGTACACTCGAGATGGACTTGAGGGAAAAGAGTCCATCTTGTTTTATGACTATTTTAGAATCTTAGACCTGGTCAAGTGTATAGCCACCAAAACCGAATGA
- the LOC103487105 gene encoding shaggy-related protein kinase epsilon — MASSGMGPVGKPGSGVALFADKLPEGINEMKIRDEKVEKEMEATVVDGNGTETGHIIVTTIGGRNGQSKQTISYMAERTVGQGSFGIVFQAKCLETGETVAIKKVLQDKRYKNRELQTMRLLDHPNVVSLKHCFFSTTEKDELYLNLVLEYVPETVYRVIKHYTKANQRMPLIYVKLYAYQICRALAYIHGGIGVCHRDIKPQNLLVNPHTHQVKLCDFGSAKVLVKGEPNISYICSRYYRAPELIFGATEYTTAIDIWSAGCVLAELLLGQPLFPGDSGVDQLVEIIKVLGTPTREEIKCMNPNYTEFKFPQIKAHPWHKIFHKRMPPEAVDLVSRLLQYSPNLRCTALEACIHPFFDELRDPNTRLPNGRPLPPLFNFKPQELKGATLELLSKLIPEHARKQCSFLDF, encoded by the exons ATGGCCTCTTCTGGTATGGGTCCAGTTGGAAAACCTGGTAGTGGCGTTGCATTGTTTGCCGATAAACTTCCGGAGGGGATTAACGAAATGAAGATCAGAGATGAGAAGGTTGAAAAG GAGATGGAAGCGACAGTGGTTGATGGAAATGGTACAGAAACTGGACATATAATTGTAACTACCATTGGTGGTCGAAATGGTCAATCCAAACAG ACAATAAGTTACATGGCGGAGCGTACAGTTGGGCAGGGATCCTTCGGTATTGTATTTCAG GCCAAGTGTCTTGAGACTGGAGAAACTGTTGCTATCAAGAAGGTTCTTCAGGATAAGAGATATAAGAATCGTGAGTTGCAAACAATGCGCCTTCTCGATCATCCTAATGTTGTTTCTTTGAAACACTGCTTTTTTTCCACAACGGAAAAGGACGAGCTTTATCTTAATCTGGTTCTTGAGTATGTACCTGAGACAGTTTACCGGGTAATAAAACACTACACAAAGGCAAATCAGCGGATGCCTCTCATATATGTCAAGCTTTATGCCTATCAG ATATGTAGAGCTCTAGCCTACATTCATGGAGGAATAGGAGTATGCCACAGGGATATTAAGCCACAAAATCTACTG GTCAATCCCCATACTCATCAGGTCAAGCTCTGCGATTTTGGAAGTGCAAAAGTTCTG GTGAAAGGCGAGCCAAATATATCATATATTTGTTCTCGTTATTATCGAGCACCTGAACTGATATTTGGGGCTACTGAATACACTACCGCAATTGATATTTGGTCGGCAGGCTGCGTTCTTGCTGAGTTACTTCTTGGACAG CCTCTCTTTCCTGGTGATAGTGGCGTGGATCAGCTTGTTGAGATAATTAAG GTACTTGGGACTCCTACCCGtgaagaaatcaaatgtatGAACCCAAATTATACTGAGTTTAAATTCCCACAAATCAAGGCCCATCCCTGGCACAAG ATATTTCACAAGCGCATGCCACCAGAAGCAGTGGATCTTGTCTCAAGACTCCTCCAGTATTCTCCAAATCTTAGGTGTACTGCT TTAGAGGCTTGCATCCATCCTTTCTTTGATGAACTCCGGGATCCCAATACTCGTCTTCCGAATGGGCGTCCCCTGCCTCCTCTCTTCAACTTCAAACCCCAAG AGCTAAAGGGTGCAACATTGGAGCTTCTCTCTAAACTCATACCAGAACATGCTCGGAAGCAGTGTTCTTTCCTTGATTTTTAG
- the LOC103487108 gene encoding DEAD-box ATP-dependent RNA helicase 46 → MAATATAVSVGPRYAPEDPTLPKPWRGLVDGKTGYLYFWNPETNVTQYERPVAAAPLNSSIVSISSSVQIQKPSSGHSYNNNLNENNDKYGRGSHAPKQEVARGETFQSHDTSNGIHGAPSTGHGGAPLKGHKPSDAGSGLSADSYRQRHEITFSGDNVPAPFSSFEVTGFPPEILREVHNAGFSAPTPIQAQSWPIALQSRDIVAIAKTGSGKTLGYLIPGFIHLKRIRNDPKLGPTVLVLSPTRELATQIQDEAVKFGKSSRISCACLYGGAPKGPQLRDIDRGVDIVVATPGRLNDILEMRRISLHQVSYLVLDEADRMLDMGFEPQIRKIVKEVPARRQTLMYTATWPKEVRKIASDLLVNPIQVNIGNVDELVANKSITQHIEPLAPLEKHRRLEQILRSQEPGSKVIIFCSTKKMCDQLARNLTRQFGAAAIHGDKSQGERDHVLGQFRTGRTPVLVATDVAARGLDIKDIRVVINYDFPSGVEDYVHRIGRTGRAGATGIAYTFFGEQDAKYASDLIKILEGANQRVPPELRDMASRSYGMAKFRRWGSGSDGRDGGRGGRNDSNSGGRGGRGMSSFSSSKPERGGGRGYDFDSRDRYDSGYNRGRSRSPPRGGAGGDRTKSWNRDHSPPGWSPDRSAPARDRSPVRSFHQSMMERSNIPPRGIENASKNGSGSWNQVRSRSRSRSRSPNRFNRAPPARERSPILSFHKTVLDKGNSGGTHDNLDNKDSRRSPRDRTDGGGYEKSSRSSYPREEDEEGMIPQDEQGKGASD, encoded by the exons ATGGCGGCTACTGCTACTGCTGTTTCTGTTGGTCCACGATATGCACCAGAAGATCCAACACTTCCCAAACCATGGAGAGGTTTAGTTGATGGGAAAACAGGGTATCTTTACTTCTGGAATCCGGAAACTAATGTCACCCAATACGAGAGACCTGTGGCTGCTGCTCCTCTTAATTCATCAATAGTGTCCATAAGTTCTTCCGTTCAAATTCAAAAGCCATCCTCGGGCCActcttataataataatttgaatgAAAATAACGATAAGTACGGAAGAGGTTCCCATGCACCCAAACAAGAG GTTGCAAGGGGTGAAACCTTTCAATCACATGATACCTCAAATGGAATACACGGAGCACCTAGTACTGGGCATGGAGGAGCACCATTGAAAGGACACAAACCATCAGATGCAGGAAGTGGTTTATCTGCCGACTCTTATCGTCAACGACATGAAATAACTTTTTCG GGAGATAATGTGCCGGCACCATTTTCATCATTTGAAGTCACTGGTTTCCCACCTGAGATTCTTAGGGAG GTACATAATGCAGGGTTCTCTGCTCCAACTCCAATTCAGGCGCAGTCATGGCCAATTGCTCTTCAAAGTAGAGATATTGTAGCTATTGCTAAAACAGGCTCAGGGAAAACTCTTGGGTACTTAATACCAGGTTTTATTCATCTCAAGCGCATTCGAAACGATCCTAAGCTAGGTCCGACTGTTTTGGTGTTGTCACCCACAAGGGAATTGGCAACACAGATTCAAGATGAAGCTGTGAAGTTTGGGAAGTCATCGAGAATCTCTTGCGCG TGTCTATATGGAGGAGCACCGAAGGGCCCACAATTGAGGGATATAGACCGTGGAGTAGATATTGTAGTTGCAACTCCTGGTCGTTTGAATGATATTCTTGAGATGAGGAGAATCAGTCTGCATCAGGTTTCTTATCTTGTACTAGATGAGGCAGATCGCATGCTGGACATGGGTTTCGAACCCCAGATTAGAAAGATTGTAAAGGAGGTACCTGCTCGCCGGCAGACTTTAATGTACACAGCTACTTGGCCAAAAGAAGTTCGAAAAATTGCATCAGATCTGCTTGTTAATCCTATTCAAGTCAATATCGGCAATGTCGACGAGCTTGTTGCCAACAAGTCCATCACTCAG CATATTGAACCATTAGCACCATTGGAGAAGCACAGGCGATTGGAGCAGATATTGAGATCTCAAGAACCTGGATCAAAAGTGATAATTTTCTGTTCTACAAAGAAAATGTGTGATCAGCTTGCTCGCAATCTTACACGCCAATTTGGAGCTGCAGCAATTCATGGAGACAAATCCCAGGGTGAGAGAGATCACGTTCTTGGTCAATTTCGCACAGGAAGGACTCCTGTGCTTGTAGCTACTGATGTGGCAGCTCGAGGATTGGATATTAAAGACATCAG GGTTGTTATCAACTATGATTTCCCATCCGGAGTGGAGGATTATGTCCATAGGATTGGTCGAACTGGAAGAGCAGGTGCTACCGGCATTGCTTACACATTTTTCGGTGAGCAGGATGCGAAGTATGCTTCAGATCTGATCAAAATTTTGGAGGGAGCTAACCAGCGAGTCCCACCAGAACTTCGTGATATGGCTTCTCGAAGTTATGGAATGGCCAAGTTTAGACGTTGGGGTTCTGGCTCTGATGGTCGTGATGGTGGTCGAGGTGGGCGCAATGATTCAAACTCTGGTGGGAGGGGTGGACGGGGAATGTCTTCCTTTTCTTCCTCCAAGCCAGAACGAGGTGGTGGCCGAGGGTATGACTTCGACTCACGAGATAG GTATGATTCTGGATACAATCGTGGTCGCAGTCGGAGTCCTCCAAGGGGTGGTGCAGGAGGTGACCGAACCAAAAGTTGGAACCGTGACCACAGTCCTCCAGGCTGGAGCCCCGACAGGTCTGCACCAGCACGTGATCGCTCTCCAGTTCGTAGTTTTCACCAATCCATGATGGAACGTAGCAACATTCCACCTCGAGGAATTGAAAATGCTAGTAAGAATGGTTCTGGAAGCTGGAACCAAGTCCGAAGTCGGAGCCGTAGCCGAAGCCGTAGTCCTAACCGTTTTAACCGGGCTCCTCCAGCACGAGAGCGTTCTCCAATTTTGAGTTTCCATAAAACAGTGTTGGACAAGGGAAACTCTGGAGGCACACATGACAACCTAGATAACAAGGATTCAAGAAGATCACCTCGTGATAGAACTGACGGGGGAGGATACGAAAAGAGTTCTCGCTCCTCATATCCTcgagaagaagacgaggaagGCATGATCCCGCAAGATGAACAAGGTAAGGGAGCATCAGACTGA
- the LOC103487109 gene encoding uncharacterized protein LOC103487109, protein MLFEATGDATTLSYWLNWWALICEIWVFASFTFALWMIWNYEVKDRLGHSRQGTQQDKNKLRGCEAWTPCLIQIHPIFLLAFRVCAFGLMLASLIVKALVNGASMFYYYTQWTFTLLTIYFACGSLISIYGVFLCNRKRTQGLYAQLNENRMEEGQHVPLLSGKPSNLIGGNIVSYSKDQSLSSTAVNIWSYTFEVLFQINAGAVVLTDCTYWFVIFPFLTIKDYNLSFMMINMHTLNLILLLGETALNSLTLPTFRISFFFLWTGIYVIFQWIVHAFVSIGWPYPFLDLSAPYSPLWYLLMGSIHIPSYGIFMLIIKLKHKLIMKWFPQPYQC, encoded by the exons ATGCTGTTCGAAGCTACTGGCGATGCAACGACCCTCAGTTACTGGTTAAACTGGTGGGCattaatctgtgaaatttgggTATTTGCTTCTTTTACATTTGCACTATGGATGATATGGAATTACGAAGTCAAGGATAGATTAGGACATAGCCGACAAGGAACTCAGCAGGATAAAAACAAACTTCGGGGTTGTGAAGCTTGGACACCATGTCTCATACAAATTCATCCCATCTTTTTATTGGCTTTTCGAGTTTGTGCATTTGGTTTGATGTTGGCTTCATTAATTGTGAAGGCTTTGGTTAACGGAGCTTccatgttttattattatactCA ATGGACATTTACTTTACTTACAATATATTTTGCG TGTGGGTCATTGATTTCCATATATGGAGTTTTTCTCTGTAACAGAAAAAGAACACAAGGTCTTTATGCTCAACTTAATGAGAATAGGATGGAGGAAGGGCAACATGTTCCTCTTCTTTCTGGGAAGCCCTCAAATTTAATTGGAGGAAATATAGTTTCGTATTCCAAGGACCAAAGCTTGTCTTCGACGGCTGTCAACATCTGGAGTTATACTTTTGAAGTTCTATTCCAG ATCAATGCAGGGGCAGTAGTACTCACTGATTGCACTTATTGGTTTGTCATATTCCCATTTCTTACCATCAAAGATTACAATTTAAGCTTT ATGATGATCAATATGCACACGCTGAATTTGATTTTACTTCTCGGTGAAACTGCTCTTAATAGCTTG ACACTTCCAACGTTCCgaatttcattcttctttttatGGACGGGTATTTATGTCATTTTCCAGTGGATCGTTCATGCATTTGTTTCGATTGG ATGGCCTTACCCATTTCTTGATCTGTCGGCTCCTTATTCTCCATTATG GTATCTACTAATGGGATCGATTCACATTCCAAGCTATGGTATTTTCATGTTGATTATAAAACTGAAACATAAACTAATAATGAAGTGGTTCCCTCAACCATACCAGTGCTAG
- the LOC103487110 gene encoding polyribonucleotide nucleotidyltransferase 2, mitochondrial codes for MASMASKANPLFSTIPHFLTWRSHGFRTICCGRMGFASQSQSQQQLDPDTTLGGTKVLETFEEVFEIGSRLVKLETGKIARFANGAAVLGIEETKVLSTVASAKGGAVRDFLPLTVDYQEKQFAQGVIPGTFTRREGAPKERELLCGRIIDRPIRPLFPTGFYHEVQVMASVLSSDGKQDPDVMAANATSAALMLSDIPWGGPIGVIRIGRIDGQFVVNPTMDELNLSDLNLIYACTREKTLMIDVQAREITEKDLEAGLRLAHPEAVKFLEPQIRLAAKAGKLKKEYKLSMVSDSTLEKVTKLAEFPIEAVFTDPSYGKFERGEALEKITEDVKKVFEEECDEEGLKVLPKAVDYVRKKVVRRRIIAEGRRVDGRRLDEVRPLYCESSYLPILHGSSIFSRGDTQVLCTVTLGAPGDAQHLDSLVGPPTKRFMLHYSFPPFSINEVGKRGGLNRREVGHGTLAEKALLAVLPPESEFPYAVRINSEVMASDGSTSMATVCGGSMALMDAGVPLNEHVAGVSVGLVSETDPSTGEIKDYRILTDILGLEDHLGDMDFKIAGTRKGITAIQLDIKPAGIPLDIICESLEHARKGRWQILDHMEREINAPRMKDDENCPRLVTLKYTNDALRRLIGPLGILKRKIEAETGARISIGDGTLTILAKNQAVMENVQDRVDFTLGRQIEIGGTYKGVVTSVKEYGAFIEFNGGQQGLLHISELSHDPVSRISDVVSVGQRITLRCIGQDVHGNIKLSLKALLPVPKAKGPNGNSVSSSEPLPQQKTQNSTSNIPPVEKGVGSEVKPTSSVPSVLIRSAEECDVEEKQSAVTNLKLKNTQKPNNASTSAEDSDEKEKQSAVSNRKQKNTRKLKTTSKNAENCDEEEKKSADKKPKRKTTQKLNTASISAEDCNEEEKKSDIGNLELKTTKKLNTPSRSKGQSKPLTQNDVNNNEVEVKDPLTPSNLRIGTKVKAKVYQIRLHGLVLDLGGGLRGMYRFEGDDNSNFKVGDELHVQCSSFSGRGIPVMSLVDN; via the exons ATGGCGTCCATGGCTTCCAAAGCGAATCCACTCTTTTCTACCATTCCTCATTTTCTAACTTGGAGGAGCCACGGTTTTCGTACCATTTGCTGTGGCCGTATGGGCTTCGCCTCTCAGTCTCAGTCCCAGCAGCAACTTGATCCCGATACAACCCTCGGTGGAACCAAGGTTCTCGAAACTTTCGAAGAAGTGTTTGAGATTGGATCGCGCTTGGTTAAGTTGGAAACTGGAAAGATCGCTCGCTTCGCTAATGGCGCGGCGGTTTTGGGCATTGAAGAGACCAAGGTCTTGTCTACTGTTGCCTCTGCTAAGGGGGGCGCTGTTCGTGATTTTTTGCCTCTCACG GTGGATTATCAAGAGAAGCAATTTGCACAAGGTGTTATTCCGGGTACATTCACGAGGAGAGAGGGGGCTCCCAAAGAGCGTGAACTTTTATGTGGCCGCATTATAGATCGTCCTATTAGGCCATTGTTTCCCACTGGATTTTACCACGAGGTCCAG GTAATGGCCAGCGTTCTCTCTTCCGATGGTAAACAAGATCCAGATGTTATGGCAGCTAATGCAACATCTGCTGCTCTTATGTTATCAGATATTCCTTGGGGTGGCCCCATTGGAGTGATACGTATAGGAAGAATTGATGGGCAGTTTGTTGTCAACCCAACAATGGATGAG CTTAACTTGAGCGATCTCAACTTAATATATGCCTGTACAAGGGAGAAAACTTTGATGATTGATGTCCAAGCACGTGAAATCACAGAAAAAGATCTTGAAGCTGGATTGAGGTTGGCACATCCTGAA GCAGTTAAGTTTCTTGAACCACAAATCAGATTGGCTGCTAAAGCTGGAAAGCTGAAGAAGGAATACAAATTGTCCATGGTGTCAGATAGTACATTGGAGAAAGTTACCAAGTTAGCCGAATTCCCTATTGAAGCTGTTTTCACTGACCCCTCTTATGGCAAG TTTGAACGTGGTGAGGCCTTAGAAAAGATCACAGAAGATGTGAAGAAGGTATTTGAAGAAGAATGCGATGAAGAAGGCCTGAAGGTTTTGCCAAAAGCTGTAGACTATGTGAGGAAAAAG GTTGTCCGCAGAAGAATCATTGCCGAAGGACGTAGAGTTGATGGTAGACGTCTTGACGAAGTTAGGCCTTTGTATTGTGAATCCAGCTATTTACCTATACTTCATGGGTCATCAATTTTTTCTCGAGGAGATACTCAG GTTCTATGTACTGTTACACTTGGGGCGCCAGGAGATGCTCAACATTTGGATTCTCTCGTTGGACCACCGACAAAACGTTTTATGCTTCACTATAGCTTTCCCCCATTTTCTATAAATGAAGTGGGAAAACGAGGTGGCTTAAATAGGCGTGAAGTTGGCCATG GAACTCTTGCTGAGAAAGCTTTGCTTGCTGTGTTACCTCCTGAAAGTGAATTTCCATATGCCGTCCGTATAAACTCAGAAGTCATGGCCTCAGACGGTTCAACTTCAATGGCGACTGTTTGTGGAG GTAGTATGGCATTGATGGATGCTGGGGTTCCGTTAAATGAACATGTGGCTGGGGTTTCAGTTGGCCTTGTTAGTGAAACTGATCCATCAACTGGTGAAATTAAAGATTACCGTATCTTGACTGATATACTG GGACTTGAAGATCATCTGGGTGATATGGACTTCAAAATAGCTGGCACACGGAAAGGTATTACAGCCATTCAGTTGGATATAAAACCTGCTGGAATTCCATTGGACATAATATGCGAGTCCCTAGAGCATGCACGTAAAGGTCGTTGGCAAATACTTGACCACATGGAGCGTGAGATTAATGCACCACGTATGAAGGATGACGAAAACTGTCCTCGATTAG TTACCCTAAAGTATACTAATGATGCTCTTCGTCGCCTAATTGGACCTCTTGGTATTCTAAAGAGAAAGATTGAAGCGGAAACAG GTGCACGCATATCAATAGGTGATGGTACTCTTACCATATTGGCTAAAAATCAAGCTGTGATGGAAAATGTACAAGATAGG GTTGATTTCACACTTGGCCGTCAGATTGAAATTGGAGGAACTTATAAAGGTGTTGTAACTTCAGTAAAAGAGTATGGTGCATTTATTGAGTTTAACGGTGGGCAGCAAGGCCTTCTTCACATCTCAGAGTTGTCTCACGATCCA GTCTCCCGGATTTCCGATGTTGTGTCTGTTGGTCAGAGGATTACCTTGAGGTGCATAGGCCAAGATGTTCACGGTAACATTAAATTGTCCCTTAAAGCATTGTTGCCTGTACCAAAAGCCAAAGGTCCGAATGGAAATTCTGTTTCTTCTTCGGAACCACTTCCGCAACAGAAAACTCAGAATTCTACATCAAATATTCCTCCAGTGGAAAAAGGTGTTGGTAGTGAGGTGAAGCCTACTTCGTCAGTTCCATCGGTCCTTATTCGAAGTGCTGAAGAATGTGATGTGGAAGAAAAACAATCTGCTGTTACGAACCTGAAACTTAAGAATACCCAAAAACCGAACAACGCTTCTACAAGTGCTGAAGATTctgatgaaaaagaaaaacaatctGCTGTCAGTAACAGGAAGCAAAAAAATACCCGAAAACTGAAGACCACTTCTAAAAATGCTGAAAATTGTGatgaggaagaaaaaaaatctgcTGATAAGAAACCGAAACGTAAGACCACCCAAAAACTGAACACAGCTTCTATAAGTGCCGAAGATTGTaatgaggaagaaaagaaatctGATATTGGGAACTTGGAACTTAAGACCACCAAAAAACTGAACACTCCTTCTAGATCGAAAGGCCAGTCAAAACCGTTGACTCAGAATGATGTAAATAACAATGAAGTTGAAGTTAAAGACCCCTTAACTCCAAGTAATCTGAGAATTGGAACAAAAGTCAAAGCAAAGGTTTATCAGATACGATTGCATGGTTTAGTACTTGATTTGGGTGGAGGGCTTCGCGGGATGTATCGATTCGAG